The window GCGCCTGCCGCAGGGCGAGGATTATTACGCCTATGCGCTGCGTTTCGCGACGACGACGGGCATGTCGGCAGAGGAGGTGCACAAGCTCGGCCTCGACCGCGTCGCCGACCTGTCGGCGCAGGCCGACGCGATCTTCAAGGCGCAGGGCATGACCAAGGGCAGCGTCGCCGAACGGATGCGCGCGCTCGGCAAGGACCCGCGCTTCCTCTATCCCAACACCGACGAAGGCAAGGCGAAGCTGATCGCCGAGCTCAACAACCAGATGCAGGCGATGCAGGCCCGCCTGCCCGAAGCCTTCGGCCGCCTGCCCAAGGCGAAGGCCGAAATCCGCCGCGTCCCCGCCGATATCGAGGATGGCGCGACCGGCGGCTATTATCAGGTCCCCGCGCTCGACGGTTCGCGCCCCGGCGCCTATTATATCAACCTGCGCGATACCGCCGAAAACCCCAGCTGGACGCTACCCACGCTGACCTATCACGAGGCCTCGCCGGGCCATCACCACCAGATCGCGCTGGCGCAGGAAGCGACCGGCATCCCGCGCCTCCGCCGCCTGCCCGCTTACTCGGTCTATACCGAGGGCTGGGGCCTCTATGCCGAACAGCTCGCCGACGAGATGGGGGTTTATGAAAACGACCCGTGGGGCCGGCTCGGATATCTGCAAAGTTACATGTTCCGCGCCGCCCGCCTCGTCGTCGATACCGGGCTCCACCATTATCGCTGGACCCGCGAGAAGGGCATCCAATATTATAACGAGACGCTCGGCACCCCCGAACCGTCGAACGTCACCGAGATCGAACGCTATTGCGTCTGGCCCGGTCAGGCGACGAGCTACATGGTCGGCCAGACCCGGTGGGTGGCGATCCGCGAAAAGGCGAAGGTCGCGCTCGGCGACAAATTCGACCTTCGCGCCTTCCACGACACCGCGCTGTCGGCGGGCGCGATGCCGATCGAGGTGCTCGCGGGACTGATCGAGCGCTGGACCGCGGCGCAACTGGCCTAGCGCCCGACGTCGCGCCGCCTTGCAAAAAGCGGTCGGCGCAGCTAAAGGCCGCGCCAGCCAAATCCCGGCCACAGTCTGAAACGGAAAGGAGAGATCATGCGAACCGCTGTTCACACACACCGCATCCTAACTTTCCACCGTCATCAGGATTCTGTGACATGGGCACTTTGCTTGCAGGCGGCACCGCTCGCCTGACCCTTTCGCGCCGTACCGGCACGAGCCACTATTTCATTACCAAAGGCGCCGCATCGGCTGCTTCCCTCGCGGGGGAGCTTCGTCGTGCGCGCTGATATGTTCAAGGTCATCGTCGAACGCCCGCGCTGCGGTTCGCGACATGTACCATCCGTCAAACTCAAGAGGAGCGATCCCGGCATCCATTTCGTCGGCCACAAGCGCCAGGTCAAAACCGAGGCACGCTATTACAAGGACCTCAATGAAAATTTCGCCCCGCTGATCCGCTTCCTGCGGAGCCGGCGCGGTCGCCGCTGGGACGATGTGTTCAGCGAAATCTGCGCCGGGCTCGACACCGGCAGCACGGTGAAGATGCACGTCCGCGCTCATCTCGACGATTTTATCGCCTCGCGCATCTCGATCGGACGCGACGGCGAATGGATGATGGACGGAGAGGTCCTGGGCCGCAAGGGTCGGTGGAGTTGGCGTCGCTGGCACTTCTTCGTCGATCCGACCGACGGCATCCTGCGCGACGCGGCCGAACTGGAACGCCGCCTGCCGCCCGCCAACCGCGCGGCGAAAGGCGGTGGACGATGAGCGATACTCCGTTCCACCTCGTCGGCGCCGACCCGCGCCTGTTCGATCCGGTCGCGCTCGACCAGCTCGAACGCACCGCCGCGCTGCCCGGCATCGCGCGGGTCGTCGGGCTTCCCGACCTCCACGCCGGACGCGGCATTGCGGTCGGCGCGGCCTATTGGTCGCCGACGCATATCTATCCGCACCTCGTCGGCGGCGACATCGGCTGCGGCATGGCGCTTTGGCAAACCGGAGGAGCCTTGCGCAAATTCCGCCCCGATGCCGCCGAGCGCAAGCTCCACGGCCTCGACGGCCCGTGGGACGGCGATGCGGCGGCGGTGCTTGCGGCTGCGGGCCTTCCCGCCGACCTCGCCGACGCCTCGCTCGGCACGATCGGCGGCGGCAATCATTTCGTCGAGTTGCAGCGGGTCGAGGAGGTGGTCGATGCCGAACGCTTCGCGGCGCTCGCCCTTCATCCCGACCGCGTCTGGATGATGGTGCACAGCGGCTCGCGCGGGCTCGGTCAGGCGATCCTCGACACCTGGACCGCGCGCGGCGCGCTGGCCGGGCTCGTCGCCGACAGCGAAGATGGCCGCGCCTATCTGGCCGATCATGACCGCGCGATGGGTTGGGCGGTCGTCAACCGCGACGTGATCGCCGCGCGCTTTCTCGCGGCGCTCGGTCTCGGCGGGCGGCGGCTGCTCGACATCTGCCACAACAGCGTCACGGCGCTGAGCGGCGGCTGGCTCCACCGCAAGGGGGCGGCTCCCGCCGATCGCGGGCTGGTCGCGATCCCCGGCTCGCGCGGCGACTTCAGCTATCTCGTCGAGCCGCTGGAGGGACGCGCCGACGAAGCTCTCCATTCGCTCGCGCATGGCGCCGGACGCAAATGGAGCCGCGGCGATGCCCGCGCGCGGCTGTCGGACCGCTTCAAGGTGGCCGAACTCGAACGCACCGCGCTCGGCAGCCGGGTGATCTGCGAGGATCGGCAATTGATCTTCGAGGAAGCGCCGCAGGCTTATAAGGATATCGCGCGCGTGATCGCCGACCTCGAACAGGCGGGCCTCGTCCGCGTCGTCGCGCGGCTCCGCCCGCTCATCAGCTACAAGGTGAGGCGCGCATGACCGAAATCATCCTCCACCTGTCGTCGGGAAGCGGCCCCGCCGAATGCCGCTGGGTCGTCGCCCGCCTCGCCCGCGCCTTCATCCGCGAGGCGCGGGGCTGCGATGTCGAATGCGAACCGCTGGAGGTGCCCGACGACGATCCGGCCTCGCTGCTGCTGCGCGTGTCGGGATCCGGCGCCGAATCCTTTGCGCAGCAACGGACGGGGACGATCCTGTGGACCGGGCAAAGCCCCTTCCGGCCAACGCACAAACGCAAGAACTGGTTCGTCGGCGTCGCGCCCGTCGGGCTGGCCGAAGAGACCGACGAAATCCGCGATGCCGACATCGACTATCAGGCAATGCGCGCGAGCGGTCCGGGCGGCCAGCATGTCAACAAGACCGACAGCGCGGTGCGCGCGACCCACCGCCCGACCGGCCTGGTCGCCGTATCCCAGGAGCAAAGGTCGCAGCACGCCAACCGCAAGGTCGCGCGGCTAAAGCTCGTACTGCTGCTCGCCGAACGGCGCGAAGCCGCTGCAGGCGATGCCCGGCGCGACGCATGGGACCGCAATCAGGGTCTCGAACGCGGCAATCCGGTGCGGACCTACGCCGGCGCGGATTTCCGCCTCAAGCGGTGATGACGGGCGGGTTTTTCGGCAACACCAGTCGCGCCGCCAGCCCGCCCAGCCCGCTCTCGCCCAGTTCGAGCGCGCCGCCCATCGCCTGCGCCGCCTTCGCCGCCGACGCCAGTCCCAGCCCGGCGCCCCCGGCGTCGCGCGCCCGCGCATCGTCGAGGCGCCGGAACGGCAATAGCGCCTCGGCGCGCTGACCCGGCGCGATGCCCGGCCCGTCGTCCTCGACCGCCACGACGAACCGGTCGGGCGCCGCCTCGGCGAGGATCAGCTCGATCCGCTCGCCGTGCCGCCGCGCATTGTCGATCAGGTTCGCGATGATCCGCTTGATCGCCAGCGGCCGCCCCATGACGAGCAGTTCGTCGGGGCCGCGATAGGCGATCGCGGCGCCCAGGTCGGCGGCGTTGTCGGCGGCGGTCGACACCAGCGCCGCGACGTCGATCAACCGCACCGCCTCGTCCTCGCCGCTGCGGACATAGGCGAGCGTCGATTCGATGAAATGCTCCATCTCGACGAGATCGGCGGCGATCGCGTCGCGTCCCTCGTCGTCATCGAGCAGCGAGGCGCGCAACCGAAGCCGCTGGATCGGGGTGCGCAAATCGTGCGACACCGCGACCAGCGCATGCGTATGGTCCTCCATCGCATCGAGCAGCCGGAGCTGCATCGCGGCAAAGGCGGTGGCGACGCGTCGCACCTCGGGCGGCCCCTCGACCGCCAGCACGCCGACTTGGCCCTGCCCCGTCGCGTCGGCGGCTTCGGCAAGGTTGCGCAAGGGGCGCACCAGCGCATGCACCATGATCAGCGCCAGACCGAGCACCGTCGCGATCAGCAACAGGTGCATCGCGATCACCGCCCCCGGCGACGGCGGCGCCCCCAGATAGGGGCTGATGCGAAAGGTGATATAACTCTGGTCGGCGAGTTGCAGCGCCCCGATCAGGTCGCGCTCGCCCGCCGCTTCCGACGGGATCAGCGTCAGCCTGAGCTCGCGCCCCGCGAGGCCCGGCGCCGCGCGGACGAGCCGCGCGCGCATCGTGCCGAGCTGCTCGAAGGACGCGCTGTAATCGGTGATGACGCTGCGCGGCACCCAGTTCAGCGACAGGCCCCTGGTGGCGAGACGGTGCATCGCACGCTCGCGCCGGTCCACCGGATTCGCCAGCGCCGTTCGTTCGGCCTCGACCAGCTGCGCTGCGATCCGCTCGACCTGTTCGACCGGAAGCAGTTCGCGTTCCTGCCAGCGATGCAGCGCGACATTGCCGACGAGCTCGAGAACGACCGCGCAGATGAGCACCAGCGCGATGCGCGCGACCATGCCCAGCGGACGGCGGCCCATGGTCAGGCGACGCTGACGTCGGCGGCGAACATATATCCGACGCCGCGGATGGTGCGGATCAGCGGGCGCGTCTTGCGCCCGTCGCCCAGCTTGCGGCGCAGCCGGCTGATCAGCACGTCGATGCTGCGGTCGGTCGGGGTCGCGATCCGGCTGCGCGCCAGTTCGAGCAACCGCTCGCGCCCGATCATCCGCTGCGGATAGCGCAGCAGCGCGAGCAGCAGTTCATGCTCGGCGGCGGTCAGGTCGACCTCGGCCCCCGACGGCGCGATCAGTTCGCGGCGGCGCCCATGATAGGACCAGCCGGCGAAGTCGAAACGCTCGGGCGCCGGAATGTCGAGCGGGACATGCGTGTCCGCCGCGCGCCGCAACACCGCGCGCACCCGCGCCAGCACCTCGGGCCGCCCGAACGGCTTGGCGATATAATCGTCGGCGCCGAGGTCGAGCCCGGTCACCCGGTCGCTTTCCTGACCGCGCGCGCTGATCATGATGATCGGCACCCCGCTGCGCGCGCGGATCATCCGGCACAGATCGAGCCCGCTCGCCCCCGGCAGCATGATGTCGAGCAGCACCAGGTCGACCTGCCGCTCGGCGAGCGCGGTTTCCAGTTCGCCGCCGTCGGCGGCGCCGGTGACGTCATAGCCGCATTCGCGCAGGATCCGCGACAACAGCGTCCGCACCCCGGCATCGTCGTCGACGACGACGATATGCTGCGGGATCGCCGGGGCCTGTGGAGCCTGCAGGGTTCCAGGCCGGTCGATGATTGCCAATTGTGACAAAGTGTTGCTCCTGCGCCCGGCGGGCGTCTTCGCGATTGACCCAGGGCCCCGTCCGCACCAGTTCGCCCCCCGAATGTCAATGATAATCATTCGCATTATCGGGGGTAACCATGAACACGCCTTTCTTCGCTCCTTCGTCCAGCGCCAGCCTCGTCGCGATCGCCGCCCTTCTCGCCATGCCCGCCGCAGCGTTCGCCGAAGAGGGCGAAGCGCCGGGCGGCGATATCGTGGTCACCGCCACGGGCTATGAGCAGAAGATCACCGATGCGCCGGCCAGCATCACCGTGGTGACCGCGGACGAATTGCGCCAGCGCCCCTATATCACCCTGATCGACGCGGTCCGCGATATCGAGGGCGTCGACGTCGGCGAAACCTCCGACAAGACCGGCCAGCGCACGATCAGCATCCGCGGCATGGGGTCGGACTATACGCTGATCCTGATCGACGGCCGCCGCCAGAACAACCATGGCGACATTTATCCCAACAGCTTCGGCGGCAACCAGTTCAACCACATCCCACCGCTCGACACGATCGAGCGGATCGAGGTCATCCGCGGCCCCGCCTCGACGCTCTATGGCGCCGACGCGCTCGGCGGCGTCATCAACATCATCACCAAGAAGGTGCTCGACCGCTGGACCGGCTCGGCGACCTTTGGCCGCAGCATCCAGGAAGACACCGACTTCGGCGACGACATGACCTTCGACGCCGCGCTCAGCGGCCCGATCGTTCCCGGCATCATCGGGATGAAATTGCGCGGTTCCTATTACAAGCGCTACCCGTCGGAGCCCGATTTCGCGCCCGTCGTCGATCCCGCCGGCGTGTCGCACGTCCGCGGCCTCGGCTTCGGCGGCGGCGGCAAGACGGTCAGCAACACCAACCGCGCCTATGGCGGCTCGCTGACCTTCACCCCCTCGCCCGATCACAGTTTCATCTTCGACATCGACTATTCGAAACAGGTCTATGACAACACGCCGATCGTCGATCCCGACACCGGGGTGATCACCTATCCGCTCGGCACCCTCGACGGCATCGAGAGCATCTGGCGCGCCACCGGCGGCGTCGTCCAGCCGCGCGTCGGCTATACCCAGGAACAGGTGTTCGACCGCCTGTCATGGGCCGGCACCTATAATGGCGACTTCGGCTTCGCGCGTGCCTTCCTGTCGTTCGCCTATATCGAGACGAACAACAAGGGCCGCACCATGCCCTTCTCGGTCGCCGAACGGCTGCTGTTGCAACAGATGTTCAGCGGCACCGGTCCCTATGCGGGCATGCCCACCGCCGAACGCCGCGCGCTCGCCGAACGCACCTTTCTGCCGCGCCCGATCCGCACCCTCGAAAGCGCGCAATATACCGTCGACGGCCGCATCGACATCCCGGTCGAAAATCTCGCCGGGCGGCATAATTTCGTGATTGGCGGCCAATATATCGACGGCACGCTCGACGACGGCGTCTTCGGGCTCGAAGCTGCCGTCGGCGGGGTCGAGGCGGTGCAGGACCACCGCATCTGGTCGCTGTTCGCCGAGGACAATTGGACCCCCTTCGAAGGCTTCAGCATCACCGGCGGCGTCCGCTACGACAATCACAATCTGTTCGGCGGCCGCTTCAGCCCGCGCCTCTACGCCAATTACACGATCAGCCCGACGCTGACGGTCAAGGGCGGGGTGAGCACCGGCTACAAGACTCCCAAAACCACCGACCTTTACGACGGCATCCGCGGTTTCGGCGGCCAGGGCACCAGCCCCTTCATCGGCAACCCCGACCTCAAGCCCGAAACCAGCGTCAACAGCGAGATCGCGCTCTACTGGAACCCGTCGGCGGCGAGCGGCCTCAACGTCACGCTGTTCCACAACAAGTTCAAGGACAAGATCGACACGACGATCGTCGAGCCGTGCGCGCTCACCAATTTCGTGCGTCCCTGCGCCAATCTCGGCGATTATTGGGAAGTGCTCGGACTCGGCCGGACGATCAGCATTCCGTTCAACGTCGACAAGGCGCGGATCAAGGGCGCCGAGGTCGCGGGCCGCTATGAAATCTTCGCCGGCCTGTCGATCCGCGCCAACTACACCTACACCGACAGCAAGCAGCAGACCGGGGCATCGGCGGGCCAGCCGCTGACCCAGTCGGCGAAGCATATGGCCAATGCGACACTCGACTGGCAGCCGCTCGACGGCCTGTCGGCGCAGCTGTCGACCGAGCATCGCTCGCGCCGCTATCGCGGCGTCGCGACCAACGGCGATCATCTCTATTACAGCAGCTACACCGTGCTGAACTTCGGCGCGCAATATCGCCTGAACGATCATCTGACGATCAGCGGCCGGGTCAACAACCTGCTCGACCGCGACTTCCGCGCCTATGACGTCGATTTCGGCGATCCGGTCGGCGGCGCCTACACCCCGACCTACATCGATCACTATAACAACAAGGACAAGGCGCGCAGCTATTGGGTCAGCGTCAACGCGCGCTTCTGACCCGTTCGCCGCGGCGGCGAAGGCCGACTGTCGACGCGGCGAAAGCCGATTGCCACCCCGGCGAAAGCCGATTGCCGGACTCGCGCTCGTGTGAAATGAAGCCCCTTCGGGAGAGGGAGCCCTTCATTGAGCGAAACCATCAGCACGACCGGCGGCGACCGGCGCCTCTGGGCCTTTGTCCTCGGCGTCGCCGCCGTCACCATCGGCGTCCTTCTCCACCTGCCGATGTTCTGGATGGGCCGCGACATGGGGTTCCGCATGGTCGGCATGCCGATGGACAGCGGCATGATCGCGGGCATGTATCTGATCGTCGCCGGGATCGCCGTCGCCGCCTATGGCCTGTTGCCGCGAAACCTGTCGCAACAGATCGCGGCGTCGAGCCGGATCGCGGTCTCGGCGCCCGAGGACGCGCCGCTGTCGTGGGCGCATTGGCGGCTGATGGGGGTGCTCGTCATCGCGCTCGTCATCGACATCATGAAACCCGCCAGCCTAGGCTTCACCATTCCCGGAATGATCGACGAATATGGCGTGCCACGCGCGACGGTGTCGCTGGTGCCGTTCGTCGCGCTGGTCGGCACCGTGCTCGGCTCGTTCGTCTGGGGCTGGGTCGCCGACATCTATGGCCGCAAGGCGTCGATCTTGCTGTCGGCAGTGATGTTCGTCGGCACCTCGATCTGCGGCGCGATGCCCTCGCTCGCGTGGAATATCGGCATGTGTTTCATGATGGGCGCTGCGGCGGGCGGCATGCTGCCCGTCACCTATGCGCTGCTCGCCGAAATGATGCCGAGCCGCCATCGCGGCTGGAGCCTCGTCCTCGTCGGCGGATTGGGCGCGGTCGGCGGCTATGCCGCGGCCAGCCTGATCGCCGCCTGGCTCGAACCGATCTACAGCTGGCGCATCCTGTGGCTCGCCAACCTGCCGAGCGGGTTGATGCTCGTGGTCCTCGGCACCTTCATCCCCGAATCGGCAAAGTTCCTGATGGCGCGCGGCCGCCGCGCCGAGGCGCAAAAGGTGATGACGCAATTCGGGTCGACGATGCATCGTATCGTCCCCGACGAGCCCGCCGCGCCGCGCGGGCCGACCTCGGCGCCGATCGGCCGCGCCTTTGTCGGCAAGCTCGCGGCGCTCAGCCTGACCGCGATCGGCTGGGGCCTCGTCAATTTCGGGCTGCTGCTGTGGCTCCCCGTCGAACTGATCGCGCGCGGCTACAGCATGGAGGTGTCGAGCCGGCTGCTCGCCGCCTCGGCGCTGATCGCGCTGCCGACCGTCTTCCTCGTCGCATGGATCTACAGCGCGTGGAGCGCGAAGAAATCGCTGCTCGCCGCGATCGCCGTCTCGCTGCTCGGCCTCGCCGGGGTGTTGTGGCTGGCGCTCAGCGACCATGCCTCGCCCGTGCTTCCCGTCGCGCTGCTGATCATCGGCAGCAACGGCATCATCGCGATGCTGCTGCCCTATGCCGCCGAAAGCTTCCCGCTGCGCATCCGTGGCCGCACCACGGGCTGGGTCGCGGCGTGCAGCAAGGCGGGCGGCGTGCTGGCACAGGCGCTCGCGATCCTCGCGATCGTGCCCACCCTCGCCGCCAGCGCGCTGATGATCGCGGTGCCGATGGCGCTGTCGCTCCTGCTGGTCTGGCGCTTCGGCCGCGAGACGCGCGGCGCCGACCTGCGCGACCTCGACCCCGAGGGGCATGTCTTCGACAAATCGGGGTTTTAGCGGCGCCTCAGGACAGGATCGCACCGACGACGCGGTGGCGCACGGCATCCCATTCGTCGAAGCGCCAGAACCCGGGGCTGTCGCGCCCGACGACATGCGGCGCGCGCCCCGACGGGGCAAAGCTGCGATCGGCGGGTTCGACCTCGGTCAGCGTGTCGCAATCGAAGAATATCCGCACGATCATCGCCTCGCCGCTCGCGCCGCCGCTGCCCATGACGATGCCGAGGTGCCCGTCGGACACCCGCACCAGCGTGCCGACCGGCCAGATGCCCAGGCTGTCGGCGAAACGATCGAGCAGGTCCGGGTCGAAATGCCCGGTCCAGCCCCGCATCGCGGTCAGCGCCTCGCACGGCGTCCACGCCGCCTTGTACGGCCGGTCCGACGTCACCGCGTCGTAAACGTCGCAGATCGCCCCCATCCGCGCGTGGAGCGACAGCGCGTCGCCGCCCAGCCGGTCGGGATAGCCGGTGCCGTCGATCTTCTCATGATGGTGCAGCGCGACCTCCAGTGCCGCCGCCGGGATATCCGCCGACTGCGCCAGCAGCGCGTGTCCGGCGACCGGATGATGCTCGACCATCGCGCGCTCGCGGGCGTCGAGCGAGCCGGGCTTGAGCAGCACAGCGTCCGAAATCGCGACCTTGCCGACATCGTGGAGCAGCCCCGCGACCCCCAGCTGCTGCACCTCCTCCTCGTCGAGTTTCAGGTGGCGCGCAAAATTGATCATCAGCGCGCACACCGCGACCGAGTGGAGATAGGTATATTCATCCTTCTGCTTGAGCCGCACGAGGCCCAGCAGCGCGCGCGAATGGCGCTCGATCGAATCGCCGATCGAGCGCGCCAGCGGCGCCAGCTTCGCGACCTCGACCGCGCGCCCCAGCCGCGCGCTCTCGAACATGTCGACGACCGCCTGCTTCGACTTGCCGATCACCCGCTCGGCGCGGCGCCGTTCCTGCGCATAGCTGGCGGGGCGCGTCTGGCGGATGTGCTGCGATGCTGCCGCGATCGCCCGCGCCGCTGGCCAGACGCTGCGCCGCTCGGGACCGAGCAGCGGAATGTCACGCACGCGCCGCTCGGGAAGCGCGGCATCGGGCGTGCCGTCCGCCGCCATGCGGCTCCGGCTGCGATCGATCACCAGCGCATCGACCCCCGACGCCCGGATCCGCTCGAGCTGTTCGGCGGTCTCGACCAGAAACCGGCTGCGCCAGAAGGGGTGATCGATCCACCGCCCTTCAAAGGCGTGGATGAACATCCCGATCTGGACTTCCCCCGGATTGACGCGAAACAACATGCGATCGCTGGTCCTTGATACGCGCGACCGAAGGCCGCCTACGGCATTTACGACGAACAAAACGCTGATTTAAAATCATTTCGTCGCAAATATCGTCAACGACTTGCCAGAAACGCGCCAGACACGACCATCGGCGTCCGCGAAGCCCATGCGCCTTCATCTGGCGTCTAATTGCGCAGCGACAAATATTGGCGCTTTGCGAGCGGGATTTCCAAGCTACAACTGGATCGAATGGCCTGAGGGGGTAATAATGGCTGCGGAATTTCCGAATCACAAGCTCAGCATGACGCGACTTTCGTGGGCCTGCCTTGTGTTTTTTGTGGTCTATGTCGGCATCCATTTCATCCTCAACGTAACGGCGCAAGGCACAGCCCCGCCGCCGTCCTTCTGCGCTCTTCTGGAACAATATGCTTCGATCATCTTCAGCAAGAAGATGATGGTCAATCTTGCCGGTCCCATTACCATCAGCATATGCTCTTCCCTGCTGCTCTTTTCTTTCGGAACCTTTCTGATCCACGGGATCGAGCATATCTCCGTTTCCGAACCAAGCGCGTTCATCCGGGCTTTCATGATTTTCATTTACGGGCAGGTCGCGGTCCAGATAACCGGTCATATGGAGATATATATTCTGAACAGCAGTAGCGACCTGTCGGGAATACCTTGGTATGGCTATCTGGCGGTTGCGCCTTCCTACCCGATCGCCTTTTTCTTTCTCTTTCTTCTCGAAAATTACTCGGCACGCGTGTTTAGCGCGCTGAAGCATCAGCTTCCCGCTTCCGAACTGCCCCACGCCTCCAACGCCCGGCATTTCGCGTTGATCACGGTGATCTCCATCGCGATCCTGGTCCTCAAACCACTGGTATTGCTGGTCAGCGGGACGGAATCGAAATTCGGCGTCACGCTCGTCACGCTGTTATTGGAACTGGCACTCGTTGTTTACGTCGTCGGCCGGGCCGCGGCACAATCCCATCGAAAGGCTGCGGCATGAAAATCATGTCCTTGACGCCCCAGTCGGGGCCGTTCGAAACCCAAAGCTTTGCCTTTTGCCCTGGAATCAACGTCATTCGCGGACAAAATGGTATCGGCAAGACCATGATCCTCGAATATGCGTCTCTGCTCGGCCATTTGTCGGCGCTTGAGATCAAATCTCCGCTCGATGCCGGAGACCTGTTGATGCAGGTCAAGCTGTCCGCAAAGGATGTTGAGTTTCTCGACGGCCTCGATCGATTGACGGATCGGGGTGAGGCCGCTTCGGCCTTCCACGACGCGCTGGCTTCGATTTCGGCGAACCTGCCCGGCCTCAAGCTGGCGTGGAAGGCGATCAAGGACAGCAAAGCATCGACCGGCCCGTTCGAAATCCGTTTCACCTTTTCGAACCGCGAGCACGGTGTACTCAAGGAAATGTTGGCGGACGAAGCCAGGCTGAATGCCGGCGTATCGCTTTCGGGTGACGCCAACCAATTACTCGTCCTGCGCGCACTCAACCTCTGGTCGCGTCCGCGCGCGCACGACAAGGGCTATCTGCCGACGCCGCGATTCATTCAGGACAATGGTCGATCGCCGGATTGGGCAAGCCCGGCGACATCTTTTTACGTCAATACCGACATGTACGACTTCGGAATCGGCCTCGACATCCGCGAAAGCCCCAAGGATCTGAAGAAGAACATGACCGAGGTGTTTCTCGAACGCCTCCAACTCGTTCAATGCGAGCCGTCAAAAATCTCTATCAAACGGCGAGTTGCCGCGGCCTACACGATCAACGAAGGACGGCCGTTGCT is drawn from Sphingopyxis sp. OPL5 and contains these coding sequences:
- a CDS encoding response regulator transcription factor → MQAPQAPAIPQHIVVVDDDAGVRTLLSRILRECGYDVTGAADGGELETALAERQVDLVLLDIMLPGASGLDLCRMIRARSGVPIIMISARGQESDRVTGLDLGADDYIAKPFGRPEVLARVRAVLRRAADTHVPLDIPAPERFDFAGWSYHGRRRELIAPSGAEVDLTAAEHELLLALLRYPQRMIGRERLLELARSRIATPTDRSIDVLISRLRRKLGDGRKTRPLIRTIRGVGYMFAADVSVA
- a CDS encoding DUF885 domain-containing protein, producing MLDRRTLLATLAATSALAGARAHAMLAEPASEGDRLTALYERIYDRLIDESPEFAAALGLDKGERAALKAKLDDRSPAGIKKNHQLYRDGLADLKKINVSKLSGMDLVNYETFRGPWEGYVKAYDTFSYGLHSWPEPHPVTQLSGAYRAVPDFLINQHAIAGAADAEAYLARCADFAVQLDNETGRLKADHANGIIPPDFVIDRTLGQFDRIWAPAPDANGLTTNIAAKTKDIPGDWAARCAALIEDKIYPAMQRQAAELRAVRPKATHDAGVWRLPQGEDYYAYALRFATTTGMSAEEVHKLGLDRVADLSAQADAIFKAQGMTKGSVAERMRALGKDPRFLYPNTDEGKAKLIAELNNQMQAMQARLPEAFGRLPKAKAEIRRVPADIEDGATGGYYQVPALDGSRPGAYYINLRDTAENPSWTLPTLTYHEASPGHHHQIALAQEATGIPRLRRLPAYSVYTEGWGLYAEQLADEMGVYENDPWGRLGYLQSYMFRAARLVVDTGLHHYRWTREKGIQYYNETLGTPEPSNVTEIERYCVWPGQATSYMVGQTRWVAIREKAKVALGDKFDLRAFHDTALSAGAMPIEVLAGLIERWTAAQLA
- a CDS encoding TonB-dependent receptor domain-containing protein gives rise to the protein MNTPFFAPSSSASLVAIAALLAMPAAAFAEEGEAPGGDIVVTATGYEQKITDAPASITVVTADELRQRPYITLIDAVRDIEGVDVGETSDKTGQRTISIRGMGSDYTLILIDGRRQNNHGDIYPNSFGGNQFNHIPPLDTIERIEVIRGPASTLYGADALGGVINIITKKVLDRWTGSATFGRSIQEDTDFGDDMTFDAALSGPIVPGIIGMKLRGSYYKRYPSEPDFAPVVDPAGVSHVRGLGFGGGGKTVSNTNRAYGGSLTFTPSPDHSFIFDIDYSKQVYDNTPIVDPDTGVITYPLGTLDGIESIWRATGGVVQPRVGYTQEQVFDRLSWAGTYNGDFGFARAFLSFAYIETNNKGRTMPFSVAERLLLQQMFSGTGPYAGMPTAERRALAERTFLPRPIRTLESAQYTVDGRIDIPVENLAGRHNFVIGGQYIDGTLDDGVFGLEAAVGGVEAVQDHRIWSLFAEDNWTPFEGFSITGGVRYDNHNLFGGRFSPRLYANYTISPTLTVKGGVSTGYKTPKTTDLYDGIRGFGGQGTSPFIGNPDLKPETSVNSEIALYWNPSAASGLNVTLFHNKFKDKIDTTIVEPCALTNFVRPCANLGDYWEVLGLGRTISIPFNVDKARIKGAEVAGRYEIFAGLSIRANYTYTDSKQQTGASAGQPLTQSAKHMANATLDWQPLDGLSAQLSTEHRSRRYRGVATNGDHLYYSSYTVLNFGAQYRLNDHLTISGRVNNLLDRDFRAYDVDFGDPVGGAYTPTYIDHYNNKDKARSYWVSVNARF
- a CDS encoding ATP-binding protein — protein: MGRRPLGMVARIALVLICAVVLELVGNVALHRWQERELLPVEQVERIAAQLVEAERTALANPVDRRERAMHRLATRGLSLNWVPRSVITDYSASFEQLGTMRARLVRAAPGLAGRELRLTLIPSEAAGERDLIGALQLADQSYITFRISPYLGAPPSPGAVIAMHLLLIATVLGLALIMVHALVRPLRNLAEAADATGQGQVGVLAVEGPPEVRRVATAFAAMQLRLLDAMEDHTHALVAVSHDLRTPIQRLRLRASLLDDDEGRDAIAADLVEMEHFIESTLAYVRSGEDEAVRLIDVAALVSTAADNAADLGAAIAYRGPDELLVMGRPLAIKRIIANLIDNARRHGERIELILAEAAPDRFVVAVEDDGPGIAPGQRAEALLPFRRLDDARARDAGGAGLGLASAAKAAQAMGGALELGESGLGGLAARLVLPKNPPVITA
- a CDS encoding RNA ligase RtcB family protein, whose translation is MSDTPFHLVGADPRLFDPVALDQLERTAALPGIARVVGLPDLHAGRGIAVGAAYWSPTHIYPHLVGGDIGCGMALWQTGGALRKFRPDAAERKLHGLDGPWDGDAAAVLAAAGLPADLADASLGTIGGGNHFVELQRVEEVVDAERFAALALHPDRVWMMVHSGSRGLGQAILDTWTARGALAGLVADSEDGRAYLADHDRAMGWAVVNRDVIAARFLAALGLGGRRLLDICHNSVTALSGGWLHRKGAAPADRGLVAIPGSRGDFSYLVEPLEGRADEALHSLAHGAGRKWSRGDARARLSDRFKVAELERTALGSRVICEDRQLIFEEAPQAYKDIARVIADLEQAGLVRVVARLRPLISYKVRRA
- the prfH gene encoding peptide chain release factor H; this translates as MTEIILHLSSGSGPAECRWVVARLARAFIREARGCDVECEPLEVPDDDPASLLLRVSGSGAESFAQQRTGTILWTGQSPFRPTHKRKNWFVGVAPVGLAEETDEIRDADIDYQAMRASGPGGQHVNKTDSAVRATHRPTGLVAVSQEQRSQHANRKVARLKLVLLLAERREAAAGDARRDAWDRNQGLERGNPVRTYAGADFRLKR